Within the Debaryomyces hansenii CBS767 chromosome E complete sequence genome, the region tttatcgAATCGAGATTTAGAGACACTCATAAAGACGTTCTTTGATTTTCACGATAAATCTATACTATTTGCTACTTATGTAAAGCTTTCAGagaaaaaaatcattatttcaGACACTCTTCgtaatgaattattgtcTGAAAACGATCATGTTTATCTAGGTCCAACAGAGtgtattcaatttttgaaagGCATTATGATGTTTGATGAATCATATGGCAGCAACATTTTTCCGAAATCTATagtatttgatttaattttgtcGAAAGAAAAAgcatttgttgaaattcATGAGGAGATGTTTGATTTTCTCAAGAATGAGAGACATAAGAGACGGTTTACAAGCAGTAGGTTTGATTTAGTAGTTAGATCCATCAAAGAATTTTCAACTGAAGAAGTATCGATCTTTCTTCGCAATTTGGCCGTTGGTATAGGTCCTCGAACTAGAggaataatatttttgggttctgtaataaatattgatttatcataTGTTGCAACTTTATTTGATAGCCTTCAATGCCTTgatttaaatgattttCACCAGCACTCCAAAGTTGATTATTTACCACAGAGTGTTGAGAACTTTGTATTTAAAGATGTTCAATTGAATGGCAAGAAGCTTCCAGACAATACCAAATCATTAAGACTAAAGAATTCAACATTCAACAATTGTCTTGGCGTACGTTTACCAGTAATAGAGGAGTTAGCTTTATGTAATATCCCAGAGATTTCAAACTTTGTCCTGCAGAACTGGTCGAGTACTTTGGTGTCATTAGTGTTGGATAGTGTGGAGTTAAAggttgataatttgaaattacGAGAACTACATAATTTGGAAagattgaaattaattgatcTTTCCAATGAATTTGGGTACGGATTCAAGTGCCCACCCCTGCTTCATCTGCTTTATATCCAGGACAAATATCTACCTTatctttcaattgatttccAAAGCCTACCTGAAActttaatttgtttaaCTTTAAGAGGAGATCTACCATTTAAGTTTGACAACATAGCTTTTCCTAGAAATTTAGACTCCTTGGTTTTACAAGGCGGTGGAGGGATTTTTCAATGTGAAAACTTTAAATGCCCTCCAAAGTTACAAAAGTTGATTATAACTTTACAGAAGTTCAGAAATGTTCATAAATTTAAGTTAGCAAAGACGTTAAGAGAAGTTAATTTGAGCAGTAATAATATCAcgaaaatttcaacaatgAAATTCCCATGCAATATTCTGACTTTATGCCTCAGCAATAACAACTTTTCAAGTCTAAACGGTGTACAATTTCCCCTTAGAATGAAACAAATCGACCTCACTCAAAAGTATAGTTTAATGGGTGCATATGACTTTACGAAGTACTCGTGGTTATCTACGGcaaatatattcatcagTGATagcaataaatttatattcaacGGTGGAGTaaaaatcattaatgaTTATGACTGGAGAGTGGATCGTAAATGGAAGAATAGGGAAATTGAATACTTCTATTAATTACAGATATGTTGTTAGtttttatatatgaaagttattattacaaataTATCCAACGAATGAATATTAAACTACTaaaaatagatatatatcCTTGTAGGCTCGAATGAATGAATGAATGAAACATAAAAAAGCTTTTGTTGAAATGGTCGTAGAACCAATGGTTTAACGGTAAAAAGTCAAGGAAATGAGAAGAAACAGTATGAAACAGGTATTAGTGTTTTATGggaaaattattttgtcGCTTTTAAAATTTAAAGCTGTCAGGAACGGACTTAGAAATCCAATCAAAATCCTGATGGGTTAGTAAATCTTGAATCTTTGTTCTTTTGTCTTTTCGAACCAAAAGACGATCGACTGTATGCTTAAGATTGAGCAAAATTTGCTTAGTAGAATTGTCTATCAGGGAATCGTTCAACATATTTGTGACCTTAAACCAATCCCAATCAATCATAGCAATTCTGTGAGCTACATTATTTTTTgctctttttcttttaatgaCAGATGGAGATACCCCGGTAGGGCTTGACGTAGTAAAAGGTGGGATATCAAATGGCAATCTATTCTCAAGAAGTGCATAAATTAGAACGCCAACAGACCAGGAATCGGTAAGCTTACCATCATATTTCAACCCCATTAACAATTCTGGCGAAATATAATCTTGAGAACCGCATCTGGTAGTCAATAATTCGTCTGACgacttcaatttcttcgaGAGACCAAAATCAGTCACATTAATTACAGGGTCTTCGAATGAATTGCCTAATTGACTAATACTCAGAAGCTCGTCAAGCTTATAGTTaagcaaaatattctcTAATTTAATATCACGATGAATGATATCATTAAAATGCAAATACGAAATGGCGACAATCATCTCACTCAcaattctttgaataatcAACCAGTAAGATAGATCAGCATGATACGGCTTATAGTTTTCGAACAGGAATTGAAACAAGTTACCACCAGGGCAATACTTCAAAAATACTAAttgatcattatttgaCTTGAGATTATTAATATCTCTTTGCAAAGAAAGGTCTTCTTCAGACGCGTTTTCGCTCTCAATAGCATGTGggttttcaatttcagatttCGCTATACT harbors:
- a CDS encoding DEHA2E13002p (weakly similar to uniprot|P28708 Saccharomyces cerevisiae YKL116C PRR1 Protein kinase and similar to ca|CA2193|IPF14273 Candida albicans IPF14273 Probable ser/thr protein kinase (by homology)) — protein: MALSNPFHKSGRSQAVSPSNPSETNQRQETHPAPVNFYKNPNGIMNSTSPLKVNVNMMNHSDEELDKRGVSLGEPFNLVPSPSISSSKINFDKITQLPTPIINNNSGSFANFSPPKDQYLDIQKSRNVKTLDTGRVVSEYRPMLTGHQNLDTHTPSKRFVSNPLNDSSASTGSIPVSNIPSPPDEDQSRFSNHHFYSINRDRVYNFEEEIGSGNFSTVVLGTNVEDAEDKVAIKIISIPLENMDEIYNFKFFIKRELNILHNINHPCIIRLLDYNLNLSIAKSEIENPHAIESENASEEDLSLQRDINNLKSNNDQLVFLKYCPGGNLFQFSFENYKPYHADLSYWLIIQRIVSEMIVAISYLHFNDIIHRDIKLENILLNYKLDELSSISQLGNSFEDPVINVTDFGLSKKLKSSDELLTTRCGSQDYISPELLMGLKYDGKLTDSWSVGVLIYALLENRLPFDIPPFTTSSPTGVSPSVIKRKRAKNNVAHRIAMIDWDWFKVTNMLNDSSIDNSTKQILLNLKHTVDRLLVRKDKRTKIQDLLTHQDFDWISKSVPDSFKF
- a CDS encoding DEHA2E12980p (no similarity); this translates as MSLISSLPYDILFQVENYLSNRDLETLIKTFFDFHDKSILFATYVKLSEKKIIISDTLRNELLSENDHVYLGPTECIQFLKGIMMFDESYGSNIFPKSIVFDLILSKEKAFVEIHEEMFDFLKNERHKRRFTSSRFDLVVRSIKEFSTEEVSIFLRNLAVGIGPRTRGIIFLGSVINIDLSYVATLFDSLQCLDLNDFHQHSKVDYLPQSVENFVFKDVQLNGKKLPDNTKSLRLKNSTFNNCLGVRLPVIEELALCNIPEISNFVSQNWSSTLVSLVLDSVELKVDNLKLRELHNLERLKLIDLSNEFGYGFKCPPSLHSLYIQDKYLPYLSIDFQSLPETLICLTLRGDLPFKFDNIAFPRNLDSLVLQGGGGIFQCENFKCPPKLQKLIITLQKFRNVHKFKLAKTLREVNLSSNNITKISTMKFPCNISTLCLSNNNFSSLNGVQFPLRMKQIDLTQKYSLMGAYDFTKYSWLSTANIFISDSNKFIFNGGVKIINDYDWRVDRKWKNREIEYFY